The proteins below come from a single Juglans regia cultivar Chandler chromosome 12, Walnut 2.0, whole genome shotgun sequence genomic window:
- the LOC109011706 gene encoding protein transport protein SEC23-like produces the protein MSEMANTDPEGLDGVRMSWNVWPRTKVEASKCVIPLAASISPIRPHPDIPTLPYAPLRCKTCYAVLNPFSRVDFTAKIWICPFCYQRNHFPPHYSMISETNLPGELYAQYTTVQYSLHQNPDPNLGPSPLSPVFLFMLDTCMIEEEMGFVKSALMRAIGLLPENALVGFISFGTQVQVHELGFSDMSKVYVFRGNKEISKEQVLDQLGLGVSARLAGGTGYQKGVPKGFPNSGVTRFLLPAADCEYTLNALLEELETDQWPVPPGCRASRCTGVALSVSTGLLGACSTGTGARIIALVGGPCTEGPGTIISKDLSDPVRSHKDLDKDAAPYFKKAVKFYENLANQLVSQGHVLDLFASALDQVGVAEMKVAVEKTGGLVVQAESFGHSVFKDSFKQVFEEGEQSLGLCFNGTLEINCSKDIKIQGIIGPCTSLEKKGPAVADTAIGEGGTTAWKLCGLDKSTCLTVFFDLSSSDRSNTPGTVNPLLYLQFLTSYQNPEGQLILRVTTISRGWIDSAVSSEELVQGFDQETAAVVMARLTSLKMETEEGFDATRWLDRSLIRLCSKFGDYRKDDPASFTLNPSFSLFPQFMFNLRRSQFVQVFNNSPDETAYFRMLLNRENITNAAVMIQPSLISYSFNSLPAPALLDVASIAADRILLLDSYFSVVIFHGMQIAQWRNAGYHNQPEHQAFAHLLQAPHDDSQVIIRERFPVPRLVVCDQHGSQARFLLAKLNPSATYNNANEMAAGSDVIFTDDVSLQVFFEHLQRLAVQS, from the exons ATGTCGGAGATGGCGAACACAGATCCGGAGGGTCTCGACGGAGTTCGTATGTCATGGAACGTATGGCCGCGCACCAAGGTCGAGGCGAGCAAGTGCGTGATCCCACTCGCCGCCTCCATCTCACCGATCCGCCCCCACCCGGACATCCCCACCCTCCCTTACGCGCCCCTCAGATGCAAGACCTGTTACGCCGTCCTCAACCCCTTCTCGCGGGTGGACTTTACCGCCAAGATCTGGATCTGCCCCTTCTGTTACCAGCGCAACCATTTCCCTCCTCACTACTCCATGATCTCCGAGACCAACCTCCCCGGCGAGCTCTACGCCCAGTATACCACTGTGCAATATTCCCTCCACCAAAATCCTGACCCTAATCTCGGTCCTTCTCCTCTCTCGCCCGTGTTTTTGTTCATGCTTGATACCTGTATGATCGAGGAGGAAATGGGGTTCGTTAAATCGGCACTAATGCGTGCCATCGGGTTGTTGCCGGAGAACGCGCTGGTGGGGTTCATTTCGTTTGGGACCCAGGTTCAGGTGCATGAATTGGGGTTCTCAGACATGTCCAAGGTGTACGTGTTCAGGGGGAATAAAGAGATTTCCAAGGAGCAGGTTTTGGACCAATTGGGGCTTGGGGTTTCGGCCAGGCTAGCTGGCGGAACAGGGTACCAGAAGGGCGTGCCAAAAGGGTTTCCGAATTCAGGCGTCACACGGTTCTTATTGCCCGCTGCGGATTGTGAGTACACGCTCAACGCG TTGTTGGAAGAGTTGGAAACTGATCAGTGGCCTGTTCCGCCGGGGTGTCGGGCATCGCGGTGCACGGGAGTGGCTTTAAGTGTTTCAACAGGATTGCTTGGAGCCTGTTCCACTGGCACTGGTGCTAGAATTATCGCTCTAGTTGGTGGTCCTTGTACAGAAGGGCCCGGCACG ATTATATCAAAAGATCTATCAGATCCAGTACGATCACATAAAGATCTTGATAAGGATGCAGCACCTTATTTTAAGAAAGCAGTCAAATTCTATGAAAATCTTGCAAATCAGCTGGTTAGCCAGGGTCATGTTTTGGACCTTTTTGCTTCTGCCCTCGATCAG gtTGGGGTTGCAGAAATGAAAGTTGCAGTCGAAAAAACTGGTGGCCTTGTTGTTCAAGCTGAAAGTTTTGGTCATTCTGTATTTAAAGATTCTTTCAAGCAGGTATTCGAAGAAGGGGAGCAGTCTCTGGGCCTTTGTTTTAA TGGCACACTAGAGATCAATTGTTCAAAGGACATTAAAATCCAGGGGATAATTGGGCCTTGCACATCGTTGGAAAAG AAAGGACCTGCTGTTGCTGATACAGCCATTGGGGAAGGTGGTACAACAGCATGGAAATTGTGTGGTCTTGATAAAAGTACTTGCTTGACGGTTTTTTTTGATCTTTCATCAAGTGATCGATCAAATACCCCAGGAACTGTAAATCCCCTGTTGTACTTGCAGTTTCTCACTAG TTATCAAAACCCTGAAGGTCAATTAATACTTCGAGTGACAACCATTAGTAGAGGATGGATAGATAGTGCAGTGAGCTCAGAG gAATTGGTACAAGGATTTGATCAGGAGACTGCTGCTGTGGTAATGGCAAGATTGACTTCCCTGAAAATGGAGACAGAG GAAGGGTTTGACGCTACAAGGTGGTTGGATCGGTCTCTCATTCGTCTCTGTTCTAAATTTGGTGACTATCGGAAGGATGATCCAGCATCTTTTACATTAAATCCTTCTTTTTCGTTGTTCCCTCAGTTTATGTTTAATCTGAGAAGATCACAATTTGTACAG GTTTTTAACAACAGTCCAGATGAGACTGCCTATTTCCGCATGTTGTTAAACAGGGAAAATATCACAAATGCTGCTGTTATGATTCAACCGTCGTTGATATCCTATTCATTCAATTCACTGCCTGCTCCAGCATTGTTGGATGTGGCTTCCATTGCAGCGGACCGTATTCTCTTGCTGGATTCCTATTTCAGTGTTGTAATTTTCCATGGAATGCAAATAGCTCAGTGGCGTAATGCAGGATACCATAATCAGCCAGAACACCAG GCATTTGCACATCTATTGCAAGCTCCTCATGATGATTCCCAGGTGATCATTCGGGAACGATTCCCTGTCCCTAGATTGGTTGTATGCGATCAGCATGGCTCCCAG